One Festucalex cinctus isolate MCC-2025b chromosome 1, RoL_Fcin_1.0, whole genome shotgun sequence genomic region harbors:
- the dhx30 gene encoding ATP-dependent RNA helicase DHX30, protein MALPGVSLVCLRALRSLGKCLPTRVQTASHWGGEMRWCGAKAATFRPYSTSSFQPKRGNVSPNLLEEFPEPKSLLNNTIARSLGVNDLSELIQYTCTEEAGVKKATVTVLWPCKIEEDGYASKRTDAEKCAAAAACHKLKEMGVIGPDNQLPRKRSGRGRGGLRSTLYDDEDSWADRSEQSSENASDISKALSLFPSPKALLTRVVQVATSSESFKELIEFTTRGGKLKTCKLTLRWPQEMTFTVTAGNKVAAEKGAAALACVKLKELQLLDKNNNPLTHAKYHGAKVREAGERERRPLRVEVPTYLEERMRDYLTQYPVEVEVQKLYEEEDDGINQEEAEEEDLTLDAVTGKPYRPWSSQERRRLNERLQEEWESAGPDLSTELPADAHRQRVVSAVRASRAVVIAGETGCGKTTRIPRFLLEDRVTEGHGADCNILVTQPRRISAVSVAHRVAQEMGPALRHSVGYQVRLESRPPEQSGGALLFLTVGVLLRKLQSNPALLGVSHVVVDEVHERDVNTDLLLALLRSCMSKNPDLRVVLMSATGDNERLAGYFGGCPVVKVPGFMHPVRDRYLEDVLREMRRPLSRDQRKEPTNERQSDEVGPDLDLVADVIDHIDKRGEPGALLCFLPGWQDIKTVQESLQMKPHFSSGLHVILPLHSSLSVADQQAVFQRPPEGHRKIVLATNIAETSITIDDVVHVVDAGTHKEHSYDPRTKVSCLDTVWISRSNVTQRKGRAGRCQPGQSYHLFPRQQLDAMTPFPIPEILRTPLESLVVQAKIHSPKLKAVDFLSQVLDSPEQEAVSDAVRNLQNIGVLDQQESLTPLGERVALMSCDPRLGKVLVLGAMFRCTLPMLSVAASLTRDPFHNSLQNRATVAKAKAALSGSSCSDYLAFSRVVLGWRRLQQEGDRDDRDQYLEEFCLSKASLRYINGLISQFSENLCEAQLASRASECQRRSSLLNQHSEQEQLLKAVLMAGLYPNLVQVKRGIVTKGGRFRPNSLSFRTAGGGVILHRSTVNRGNEELPCRWLTFFGAVKSNGSVFIRDSSAVHPLALLLLTDCDVTETVSGEDVEVALPGRSLVRCQLSAATWELLWDLRTSIQAMLRRNLRQPAGSAAHSGQDGELISLLVELLNDTDANPATANSELD, encoded by the exons ATGGCGCTACCCGGTGTTTCACTCGTGTGTCTGAGAGCGCTGCGCAGCCTAGGTAAATGTCTTCCGACGAGAGTCCAGACAGCGTCGCACTGGGGCGGAGAAATGCGCTGGTGTGGGGCGAAAGCGGCCACTTTTCGACCGTACAGCACGTCGAGTTTCCAGCCGAAACGAG GAAACGTAAGCCCCAACTTGCTTGAGGAGTTCCCCGAACCAAAATCTCTCTTGAATAACACCATCGCTCGCTCATTGGGAGTCAACGACCTCTCTGAGCTTATCCAGTACACCTGCACGGAGGAGGCTGGTGTCAAG AAAGCCACTGTGACCGTGCTGTGGCCCTGCAAGATAGAGGAAGATGGCTACGCCTCCAAAAGAACTGACGCAGAAAAATGTGCTGCAGCAGCCGCTTGCCACAAACTCAAA GAAATGGGTGTGATCGGTCCAGACAATCAGCTGCCCAGGAAGAGATCGGGCAGGGGGAGAGGAGGATTGCGTTCGACTCTTTACGATGACGAAGACTCCTGGGCTGACAGATCGGAGCAGTCGTCCGAAAACGCATCTGACATTTCCAAAGCGCTTTCTCTCTTCCCTTCTCCAAAAGCTCTCTTGACCAGGGTGGTCCAGGTGGCCACGTCGTCCGAAAGTTTCAAA GAGTTGATAGAGTTCACGACAAGAGGTGGCAAGCTCAAGACGTGTAAGCTGACCCTGCGCTGGCCGCAGGAAATGACTTTTACTGTGACGGCGGGCAACAAAGTCGCGGCAGAAAAGGGAGCGGCGGCTCTTGCCTGCGTGAAATTGAAG GAGTTGCAGTTGTTGGATAAGAATAACAACCCACTGACCCACGCTAAATACCACGGGGCCAAGGTGAGGGAGGCGGGAGAACGTGAGCGGCGTCCTCTTCGGGTGGAAGTTCCCACGTATTTGGAGGAGCGGATGAGGGATTATCTCACACAG TATCCAGTAGAAGTAGAAGTCCAGAAACTCTATGAGGAAGAGGACGACGGCATCAACCAGGAGGAAGCAGAAGAGGAAGACTTGACACTAGACGCCGTCACAGGAAAACCGTACCGGCCGTGGTCGTCTCAAGAAAGGAGGCGCCTCAACGAACGCCTGCAGGAGGAGTGGGAAAGCGCCGGGCCGGACCTGAGCACCGAGTTGCCGGCCGACGCCCACCGGCAGCGCGTAGTGTCGGCCGTGCGCGCCTCCCGGGCGGTGGTGATCGCAGGGGAGACCGGGTGCGGCAAGACCACTCGAATCCCTCGCTTTCTTCTGGAGGATCGCGTGACGGAAGGACACGGCGCCGACTGCAACATCCTGGTGACGCAGCCGCGCCGGATCAGCGCCGTGTCGGTGGCCCATCGTGTGGCCCAGGAAATGGGTCCTGCTCTCAGACACTCTGTGGGATATCAG GTGAGACTCGAGAGCAGACCGCCGGAGCAGAGCGGCGGCGCTTTGCTCTTCCTGACGGTGGGCGTCCTGCTCAGAAAGCTGCAGTCCAACCCGGCCCTGCTGGGCGTCAGCCACGTGGTGGTGGACGAGGTTCACGAGCGCGACGTCAACACGGACCTCCTGCTGGCGCTGCTGCgctcgtgcatgagcaagaacCCCGACCTGCGGGTGGTGCTGATGAGCGCCACCGGCGACAACGAGCGGCTGGCCGGCTACTTCGGAGGATGCCCCGTCGTCAAGGTGCCCGGGTTCATGCACCCCGTGCGGGATCGATACCTGGAGGACGTGCTGAGGGAAATGCGGCGGCCCCTGTCACGTGATCAGCGCAAAGAGCCGACCAATGAG AGGCAAAGCGATGAGGTGGGTCCAGATCTGGATCTTGTCGCTGATGTCATTGATCACATTGACAAACGTGGCGAGCCAG GGGCCTTATTGTGTTTCCTGCCCGGATGGCAGGACATCAAGACGGTTCAAGAGAGTCTCCAGATGAAGCCGCACTTTTCTTCTGGCTTGCACGTGATCCTGCCAT TGCACTCTAGCTTGTCAGTGGCAGACCAGCAGGCAGTGTTCCAGCGCCCCCCAGAGGGCCACAGGAAAATTGTCCTAGCCACCAACATAGCAGAGACGTCCATCACCATCGACGATGTTGTGCATGTGGTGGACGCAGGAACGCACAAGGAGCACAGTTACGACCCACGCACAAAA GTGTCTTGTCTGGACACGGTGTGGATTTCGCGGTCCAACGTGACTCAGCGCAAAGGGCGAGCGGGCCGCTGTCAGCCGGGTCAGTCGTACCATCTGTTCCCACGGCAACAACTGGACGCCATGACGCCCTTCCCCATCCCCGAGATCCTGCGCACCCCCCTGGAGAGCCTGGTGGTCCAGGCCAAGATCCACAGTCCAAAATTGAAG GCTGTTGACTTTTTATCGCAAGTGTTGGACAGCCCCGAACAGGAAGCTGTGTCAGATGCCGTCCGAAATCTGCAAAACATTG GCGTCCTGGACCAGCAGGAATCGCTGACGCCTTTGGGCGAGCGCGTGGCCTTGATGTCATGTGACCCGCGTCTGGGCAAAGTTCTGGTGCTGGGCGCCATGTTCCGCTGCACGTTGCCCATGTTGTCCGTGGCCGCCAGTCTGACGCGGGACCCGTTCCACAACAGCCTGCAGAACCGAGCCACCGTCGCCAAG GCCAAAGCCGCCCTGAGCGGCTCCAGCTGCAGCGACTACCTGGCGTTCAGTCGAGTGGTGCTGGGCTGGAGGAGACTTCAGCAGGAAGGAGACCGCGACGATCGAGACCAATACTTGGAGGAATTCTGCTTGTCCAAGGCCAGCCTGCGTTACATCAATG GTCTCATTTCCCAGTTCAGCGAGAATCTATGTGAGGCTCAACTGGCGTCCCGTGCCAGCGAGTGCCAACGGCGCTCGTCGCTCCTCAACCAGCACAGCGAGCAGGAGCAGCTGCTCAAGGCCGTGCTGATGGCCGGGCTCTATCCCAACCTCGTACAG GTGAAGCGAGGCATCGTGACCAAAGGGGGGCGCTTTCGGCCCAACAGCCTTTCATTCCGcacggcgggcggcggcgtcaTCCTTCACCGCTCCACCGTCAACAG AGGAAATGAGGAACTTCCTTGTCGATGGCTCACCTTCTTCGGCGCCGTAAAGTCCAACGGCTCCGTTTTCATCCGTGACTCATCGGCCGTCCATCCGCTCGCCCTGTTGCTGCTCACCGACTGTGACGTCACGGAAACAG TGAGCGGCGAGGACGTGGAGGTGGCGCTGCCGGGCCGCTCGCTGGTGCGCTGCCAACTGTCGGCCGCCACGTGGGAACTGCTGTGGGATTTGCGCACGTCCATCCAGGCCATGCTGCGCCGCAACCTCAGGCAGCCCGCCGGCAGCGCCGCGCACTCGGGCCAGGACGGCGAGCTCATCTCGCTGCTGGTGGAGCTGCTCAACGACACGGACGCCAACCCGGCGACGGCGAACAGCGAGCTGGACTGA